In the Mauremys mutica isolate MM-2020 ecotype Southern chromosome 13, ASM2049712v1, whole genome shotgun sequence genome, one interval contains:
- the LTB4R gene encoding leukotriene B4 receptor 1 has product MTNATFNATAQSGTLPPLPGAKLGLTVLSLAFILGFPGNVFVVWSALWRVQKRTITCLLILHLALADCAVLLTSPFFLRLLSVGQWEFGSVVCQLCHYVCGVSMYASISLITLMSLDRCLAVTKPFISQKIRTAMVVRSLVLAIWMVSFLLAVPVIFYRKLVLKGRHLLCDLSHPTIGHLVFHNLFETLTGFVLPFTAIIWSYCVIGRRLQDTRFRRKRRTNRLIVLIVAAFALFWLPYHMVNILDVAGALSHSKRLIMAGKMARPTLTALAFFSSSVNPILYAFSGGALIKSAGIGFMAKLFEGTASEMSSTRQGTGRTTQRREEAKLEMVQDGNPESITLSTNPLE; this is encoded by the coding sequence ATGACCAACGCCACCTTCAACGCCACCGCCCAGTCGGGCACGCTGCCCCCGTTGCCTGGCGCCAAGCTGGGGCTGACCGTGCTCTCCTTGGCCTTCATCCTGGGCTTCCCAGGCAACGTCTTCGTGGTGTGGAGCGCTCTCTGGCGTGTCCAGAAGCGCACGATCACCTGCCTCCTCATCCTCCACCTGGCCCTGGCCGACTGCGCCGTGCTGctcacttcccctttcttccttcGGCTCCTGAGCGTCGGGCAGTGGGAGTTCGGCTCCGTGGTCTGCCAGCTGTGCCACTACGTCTGCGGTGTCAGCATGTACGCCAGCATCTCCCTCATCACCCTCATGAGCCTGGACCGCTGCTTAGCTGTCACTAAGCCCTTCATCTCCCAGAAGATCCGGACTGCCATGGTGGTCAGGTCCTTGGTCTTGGCCATCTGGATGGTCTCTTTCCTCCTTGCCGTGCCGGTCATTTTCTACCGCAAGCTGGTGCTTAAGGGCAGGCACCTTCTCTGCGACCTGTCCCATCCCACCATTGGCCACCTTGTTTTCCACAACCTTTTTGAGACCTTGACCGGCTTTGTGCTGCCCTTTACTGCCATCATTTGGAGCTACTGCGTCATCGGGCGCAGGCTGCAGGACACCCGCTTCCGGAGAAAGCGCCGCACCAACCGGCTCATTGTGCTGATCGTGGCCGCCTTCGCCCTCTTCTGGCTGCCCTACCACATGGTGAACATCCTAGACGTGGCTGGGGCACTGAGCCACTCCAAGAGACTCATCATGGCCGGGAAGATGGCCCGGCCCACCCTGACGGCCCTGGCTTTCTTCAGCAGCAGCGTCAACCCCATCCTCTATGCCTTCAGCGGTGGTGCCTTGATCAAGTCGGCTGGCATAGGCTTCATGGCCAAGCTCTTTGAGGGGACGGCCTCAGAAATGTCCAGCACGCGGCAGGGGACGGGGCGGACCACCCAGCGACGCGAGGAGGCCAAGTTGGAGATGGTGCaggatgggaacccagagagcATCACCCTTTCCACCAACCCGCTGGAGTAG
- the LTB4R2 gene encoding leukotriene B4 receptor 2: MNSCLHTSSNVTLLTSSVSSVTGIVFLLLAALIGLPGNLFVVWSILWKMKPSCRSVTCLLVLNLAMADGAVLLLTPFFILFLTFKTWLFGPIVCKGVYYLCCVNMYASIFIITLMSVDRCLAVSRPYLSQAIRKKRLVVKILAAIWAVAILLAVPAFVYRQLLSDPSGRWQICEPCHATPGLAVFHFTMETVVAFVVPFAVIVGCYSAILVRLRGRRWHRRGARTGKLIAAVVLCFAALWVPYHVVNVLQVASNMASERAAESLGHAWKAGRAGATALAFLSSSINPVLYVFAAGDLIKTSGAKFIAQFFEGASGEVHKKSPSQRDLDKDTVAGEGVELRQLQAGGEGAKQDGAMHQLTPPGQGPYQAASP; encoded by the coding sequence ATGAACAGCTGCCTGCACACCTCCAGCAACGTCACCCTCCTGACGTCCTCGGTCTCCAGTGTGACCGGGATAGTTTTCCTCCTCCTGGCCGCTCTGATCGGGCTGCCGGGCAACCTCTTCGTGGTGTGGAGCATCCTGTggaagatgaagcccagctgccGTTCGGTCACCTGCCTGCTGGTCCTCAACCTGGCCATGGCCGATGGGGCCGTCCTCCTGCTCACGCCcttcttcatcctcttcctcacttTCAAGACCTGGCTCTTTGGCCCCATCGTCTGCAAAGGCGTCTACTACCTCTGCTGTGTCAACATGTATGCCAGCATCTTCATCATCACGCTCATGAGCGTGGACCGGTGCTTGGCCGTCAGCCGGCCCTACCTCTCCCAAGCCATCCGCAAGAAGCGCCTGGTGGTCAAGATCTTGGCCGCCATCTGGGCAGTGGCCATCTTGTTGGCCGTCCCGGCCTTCGTGTATCGCCAGCTCCTGTCAGACCCGTCCGGGCGGTGGCAGATCTGCGAGCCGTGCCACGCCACACCGGGCCTGGCTGTCTTCCACTTCACCATGGAGACGGTGGTGGCCTTTGTGGTGCCCTTTGCAGTCATTGTGGGCTGCTACTCCGCCATCTTGGTGCGGCTGCGGGGGCGGCGGTGGCACCGCCGGGGAGCACGGACGGGGAAGCTCATCGCCGCCGTGGTGCTTTGCTTCGCCGCCCTCTGGGTGCCTTACCATGTGGTCAACGTGCTGCAGGTGGCCTCCAACATGGCCTCGGAGAGGGCGGCGGAGAGCCTGGGCCACGCGTGGAAGGCTGGCCGGGCGGGGGCCACCGCCCTGGCCTTCCTCAGCAGCAGCATTAACCCCGTCCTCTATGTCTTCGCCGCCGGGGATCTGATCAAGACCTCAGGGGCCAAGTTCATTGCCCAGTTCTTCGAGGGGGCCTCCGGGGAGGTGCACAAGAAGTCGCCCtcccagagggacctagacaaggACACAGTGGCAGGAGAGGGCGTGGAGCTAAGGCAGCTTcaggcaggtggggagggggccaaGCAGGACGGGGCCATGCACCAGCTGACACCCCCTGGACAGGGTCCATACCAAGCTGCATCCCCTTAG